DNA sequence from the Raphanus sativus cultivar WK10039 unplaced genomic scaffold, ASM80110v3 Scaffold0147, whole genome shotgun sequence genome:
atggaccgagcgacgtgaggcatcgaccgcggcctagccggccgggttcgggtcttacagtgacagcttttgcttccttggggttttgatctgactttcccggtagagatccttgctggcggttctggtgggagctcatggaagcaaactgattctccaaattcttgacagaagaagcaaggtgagagaatttgttgttgagctcattgtagctcccatcaattttggagtgaaggttcttcagctcatagcccacatgcttctcacttctagtctgagactccaagatctgtttcagtaaggcatcagtgctgctctgttgaggggcagaggagctaggagaggcatcctctgacacaccattagtctttgacataccacagtagctgtcaaacttatccaagtgatcaaatgggtcctccacagccagaccatgatacttgttgttctcaatgCAGttgagcagtcctgacttgatctcaaagttgttagcagccacagccgGTGCTCGGATTCCCAGTCTAGGACCGtggatgttggggcggtcataagtgccaatggggcgagctggtcgctgttggAGCCCTTGTGGAACATTGTTTACTCCATTGGGGTTTagaggattttgttgttcttccattgcagcttccagtggTTGCAGttgagcctgttgctcttcttgtcttctctttctagcacactctctctctaaagctctgatgtctgcagctcttggaacaaggtttgatgtacccttgctcctcaagttcatacacctgaaaatcagaAAGAGTGAaaaagagaatcagtaacttacaaaaataaaaatgacttagtctcaagcaaatgactaaatctcaatgttcaaatcaaactcagaatttggcaacggcgccaatttgatattaagagttttgaggctcctaagtcaaatgatagtatagtggaagtaagtttgtcgaaccagttctgagggattcaaatgcagagagaatgcaagtatttgcctaatctaagtgcaatcagtgaattggatggtttttaaactaaaactagaatgcaagtaacagaaatgatacttttaagctattagaaaggagaactcatgggtatagggatttcagaccttgggtgatcaagtttcgaactaaggatgacaaatgaatcaatcaaactattaaccttaagcctagacacaattctaagcaagctctatgtctagatgaatgctcatttgctaacatgtctcaaacatcaaatgtctttggttgaataacatgcaagcaatcattactaacaagtctattagctatcttagcatctttaacaacaaatctctttggcaaagtacactaagagcctaggagagttgactcaggcatttcatcaaacaccttttgggtgggaaatgcctagagatcaccctttgagtggcctactcaaatgatgcattatgaatactctactagcaaggaacaagaatgatctacactaaaacatcctagaactagcctaatcacccttaatctccctaacccatgaattcaaaaggtgattactcactaatccccatgattcctcttaaacccatgatggatttcagatgaatcatatagagaaatagaagagaaatcacaagaacaatcacaaatcaagccaaaaagaaatctttttcttaagagagtttgtgttcttcaatagatcaaagatagATTGCCAAATGGTGCctacaacatacttaaacaataggttttccaagtgcaaaaacgtgcacaacaattgcaaaaaggtctttgaaaaataataaaatcgtgcagcagataacgcgcagcgacctcagagggtcactccaagaggtcgctctggggttgggagcgaccttggggggtcgctctgagaggtcgctccagcctccatttttgtgtctccgggcgatgaaaatgcgagcgacttaggtgggtcgctctggttggtcgctctggttgggagctacattagggggtcgctccggaaggtcactctgcggttctcgaccatgatggatatgcctctagtaaattgatcgtatcttctccattacatctccaaatgacttgaaaccacttccattagaaagctaactcaatttcctgtgtctccacaaaatattagcaacagaagatctctctaaggcctccatccatgctcatttttcaccccctttttgatcacattgcttccaaatgtctccaagaactccatgtggtgttccaatacctgatagagacatatgtatgccaaatgcaccctaaacatgtctaaatcctaatctatatgatgcaaaagcttatgaatgaattgttaaaacaatgcaaatatgcaagatatcaataGGAAAaggttatttaatatatattgtgatTTTAACCTAGTTTTGGGGTTAGAGCTTTCATGTTGTAATTCTCAGAGAGAAACACAAAAGGGTTTTGGAGTTTCAGAGCTGAGTGAATTGATAGACTTGATCACTAAGGGTTGAGTCCAGCAAGTTAGGTGTGTTAGAAATCGATCCGTGTCGAGTCGTGTAATTCGGATCAAACAAGTCTGTAAGAGGTTGTGTAAAAGATTTCTAATAAAAGATATATTGTTCTTGGAATTACTTTGTATCTTCTGTTCTCGCTGTATCTCGAacttacaattggtatcagagcgggacATCTAAACGAAAGAGAGTTCTTCGAACCAAGGTGAGATCCTGAGAAAAGAACCATTTGTGATGCAAGAAGATGGTTTGTAGAGATGATCAACAGGGGTTGGTTCCTCATAAGGGTAGATTAAGAATTGATCCGTGTCAAGTCGTGTGTGGCGTTGAGTAATTCGGATTTGACAAGTCTTTGTAAAAGATTGTTTCAGTGATTCTTAATAAAAGATATATTGTTCTTGGAATTACTTTGTGTCTTCTGTTCTCACTGTATCTCTTTTGTTTGTTCCATACCTACTAGTTAAACAATGATACAAGAACATTGAAATTCAACCATGCATCCAGACGgatgaaaataaaaacgaatCTAGATATTTTTATACTTCATTTCATCCTcgtctatatattttttatccagCGAGAATCTAGATAGATACGAGCATATGATAATGTCTTAATAAGTTGGGTGTTTGATGTCCAAAGAAAAGAGAACAAAACCTAGTcatcaagaatcaagatcatGTGTTTTAAAGTGGAGCTTGTTTCTCTATCACACCAAGTTAACTTTTTAAAGGCATGCAAGTCACGACAAACAAAATCACGCCGAAAAAACAAAGTGATCTCTAGAAAAGTGACAAGTCGTTTTGATATGACAACTGCCTGAGTCTCTGGCTCTTATATCATGCTAAACCCCACTATacgtaactttttttttttgagattctTCTGCAAAATCACACCTTCCTAGATCATGGCACTCATGTATATCCACATATACTTAATTAAGAGTTACagaaaataaacatatacacaagactttatgattaaaaataccAAAGTTAACCAAGGGCGGTAGTCTAGTTTGAATACTCAGAGAGAAAGAATTCATCCATGGGCTATATTTTTTTAAGGGATTAGTTTAGATCTTGTATAGGCCTCAGATATTCGTAGTTTAGTAAAAAAATGTCAATTTTCTTAAAGCTTATAAAATGTAACAAAACAAGACTCTAAAGAAGTTCTTAAATTTTTtcgaaaaagaaataaataatgaaaataggAAAAAGAGTGACTAGAAATTCTTATTTTGTTGTAAAAACGGTTTTAAACGGTTgctcaataaaaaaaactttagacTATGATGAGTCCCAGTCTTTTAATTTGGGTTATTAGCTTCGAATAAGAGATGGTTCTTatcttttttagatttttaactaagaaaatcTAAGAACCGTCTtttaaataagagatataagAGTCGTTTTTAGCTGAAAAGTGTAAAAggttaaaaaaatcaaatcatgaaTTAAAAGTTCCGACTAAGATAAAGTGAAAGATGTTTTGATtggtttagaaaaataaaatgtaataagctattataatattaatatttttttttcgatACTTTCCAGATTCTAACCGGTGGAGCTGCTTATTTCATCTTGAAAAGTTTTTTGTTGAGTACTCATATCATATCTATTGGCAATGGAGGCTACAATAACTATTCCAAAGGTTTGATTTATACATACTCTCTCCACATgaatattatacatatacaaGCATCCATAAATTCATGAATTAATGATCCATtaattacaataattaaaatacatcATAGATCGATACTGATGAGGCTATAGGACTTTTTGAAATAAAACTTTTGCGATGTGAGTTTGTAGATGATCACCGCATGAAGCAGAATAGTAAAAAGCCTTTGCTACATCGAGAAAGGTGATGTTGACATCACGGAATGTGTCAATCTCTGACAACACTAACTCAACCATTTGCTCCATCTCATTCTTCATTATTTTAATTGTCTTCTCCTTCTCATCGTTTCTCCTTACCTGTATTAAGATAATTGCTCACTTAGGTTTCTCTATATTATACACATCTATTCGAGGTATGATCTGGTGATTATTCTTGCATCAGTAACATCGGATGGAACAATCGTTTTCAACTGATTATTTGCAGGCATGGTCCATAACACATGCAAAGAAGTTAAATTTAATTAGAGGACAGAGTTTTTGgaaaaaacatgaaatataTTGGTATATTCCTGTTCTTTCTTCTTCCATGTTTTTATCCTTTTGCCATGGAAGTTTGTTTTTAATTAGGTTCACTACTTAGTATtaatcttacattttttttttgctaaattgtaaatgtcattaaaaaatttaatgaaaatctagTTACAAGTGATTAAAACCAAAAATTGCTTTTCAGCTGATCaggtttaagatttaaagggccgcaaaaaattttaaaaaacctccaaataaCCTAAAGAATTAACATCAAATAACCAAACAATGGTTAGCTTGAAGTTAATATTACAATGTAGCACAAAGACAACCATCTTGAACTCCCATATCAAAGCGCTTCTTGTTCCACCGGTTTGAAATAGAGAACAAGAGAATAACCTGAAGGCAAGTTCGATTGAGCCACACCAAAGTGACTCCTAACAGGCATCGACGGAAACGCCTGATTCACACCTCAGAGCTCCGCTGGAGGAGGACGTCGACAAAACAAGCACAAGTTAACACAGAAGAAAGCTAGAATGCAGACCTGCAACCATACCACTAAAGATGAAGAACACGGTCAAGCGCATACGGTAGTTTCAGGCTCTCAATCTGCTACGCAACACAGAAGATGCGACAGAGAGAGAGCAAGTTGCATAACAGCTATCTGTCGGGAGTTTTGGAAAGGGAATGAAGCACGGAAGGAGTACAAAACTCCTTGAAGCAAGTAACCTGATGGCAAAAGAAAGCTTCGTCTCTTCTGCAAGAGATGTCAACATCGAGGGCTGTCCTCAAGACCTTAGTAGTAGACATGAAAGGAGGGAGAGGAAGCCAACTCTTTGCTGAGGCACACCATGGAAGTCGTCGTTTGAGCTAAAAACATAGGTCATCGGTGGTGCGTCTCACAACCACCCTTCactcagagagagagaggaggagctCTACACAGACCCTGAAACTAACCACTAAAATAGATCGACTGGGGCGAGACAAGGACGGCAGCTGATGCGCCGAAGCTTCTGGCGAATCTCGGATCTTAGATCTGATCCAAATCCAAGCGCAATCGACGACTAGGAGCAGATCCAAGGCGCCCAGAGCCATCACCTACCCATTTCGCTTTGCTGGTGGTCCAGAGGAAGCAAAAACCCTTTGATTCTAGTTTTATCCGGTGGAAGAAATTTTATCGGACCCAGACACACCAAAGCAAGGAGAAGAAAAAAGGAGAAGGTAGCAGAGGATAGAGACTGTAAACAACTAGCAAAAAAGTAGGGAGCTGTCGGTCGCCTGAAAGCGTCAGAGATTACAGTGACCGCTTAGGATTTACTGTTTTGAGAAGGAGAGACTAAAAAGAGAATTTCTAATTAATCTTACATTTCATTTCCAATGATATTAACTTTCTTAGCAAACAAATGAAATGGATTGTTTTTTTACCATGCACAAGACTTCTGCAAACGTTAGATCGGTCATGAGTCTCATGACTATTTGATTGGCGTACTTTTTCCAACACTGtagttttaaaaagtaatatgacaaataaattACTAACCTTTGAATATTGGGCAATAAGATTGATCTGATTGATGATCTCTGAGAGACGAACAAAGTGCGGATGAGAAAAGAAGCTAGCTAAATCATTGTTCTTCATTAGAATTATCATCTTCACAATGAgctctccttctccttcttctccatGTAATTTCCATTTCTCCAGCCAATCTTCCCACTATAAATACATTGAATAATTAGTCACACATGCAATTGTGTAATCTTCTACGTGTTTccaaatattattgttttaatgTTCAAAAACATTAGGAATTCCACTTATATACTGTTTTTCAACCACATACAGTAGGTACAATGTTTCTGAGACTCGAATTTATAAGTAAGTATTCAGTTATCAATTTCGTTCCAAACTTATAATTTTCATCAAGTGAGTTATTGTTTGAggacaatatatttatttatttcttatgaatattttaacaaacaaacacgtataatatagatatatatatatatatatatatatatgtgtgtgtgtatatatgtaaACCTACTAAGGGCAACTCCAACGTAGACGGCATAACGCCATTTTGCCGTCAAAATTTCACTTTTCATCTCCAACAAGACGCTATATGCAACGCTATTATAGTGTCTTCGTCATTTTTGATACAGTATCACACTAAATATAGTGTAGGTACTGTAGCGACgggataagttttttttttttttttgattttcttttattgtttacataacttaattcattatatttacttttacaaaatagcaaataaaattcattaatatgTAATgtgatattaaatttattttttaataaatcttaatgtgatttctaaattttagttaatataaattattaattaataaaacatttaaaatgggattaaaatacataaaaatcatttaaaatacataaaattaccCAAATAAACACCAACCAAACATAAAAAGTGGATACAAGAAAATAGATTtgcagaaataaaaaaaatacataaatttgccaaaaaaaaaaactggaaaacATTAGATTGACTAACATAATAATCTAAAAACCCGGAAAATTATTATCAGCTCCATCAAGATAATTATAATACGGGGTATAATCTTCTTGATCATTTGGTGACATTTGGTTTTCACCTTGAACTTGTTCTCTATGAGATGGTTGTCCTTCAGCTTGATCTCCTTGATATTGTGATGTTCGATATTGTGATCCATGATATTGGTATTGGACATCTTCTCCTTGTTCGTTAGATTGACTGGTTTGAGCTCGTTTTCTTATAATTTCTTGTTTCCGATTTTCGATATAAGCACGAGATGCAGGATCAGTTATAGAATTCAAATCTGcgaataatattttattctcttctttcatttttgcTACCTCGACCTTTTGCCTTTGAATTTCATTTCGTTCCGAATTACCTTTAGTTATAGCTTTGAGAAGTTTATCATTTTGCTCCATCAATTGTTTAAATTGTTCTTCAGATTGTAATTTTCTCTTAGCTTTCTTCACACCCATAGGTCTTGAAGATAAATTAGAAGTGCCTTCGTCAGAATTTATATTTAGATCAAATGAATTCATACCGGGGGATGGTGATGACTCAGGATCAACTGAAAATGATGGGGATGATGAAATATTACGACCTTCTTCGTGGAATGCACTAGGTGCATTACCGTtgttatttgtaaatttttccATGCCTTTGAGGATAGGCCAGACGTGGTCGAATTTGAAGCCTCTTTTATATTTGACATCTTGGGCTAATAACATCTTTGCTTGGttcaactaattaaataatGAGCAAAGATtaaataagttaatatatacaataaaattatgaaatataGTAAATAGAAAATCACATATACTCACAATGTCTTGTTCAGAAGCACCGCTAGGATTCTTGTTTTCAATTTGATTAACGCATCCCCTCAACTTGGAGACAGCTGAAAGAATTGTAGTCATTCGAGTTTGTAAAGATCTCCTTGGTCTTGGTTGCTGGTTGGAAATCTCAGACTTTTGGTATTCAGTTTCAACTCTTGCCCAAAATTGATCTTTTGACTGGTTTATTCCTATGATTGGATTTTGAGAAACATCAAGATACACATGACATAAGTGCATATCTTCATCAATGGAATATGATAAAGAACGACTTGAAGTCATTTTTGAGAAAGATAGTAGTGGTAAGAAATAAGTTGGAGATGTGTGATCATTGAAAGAGAAGTATATGTTTATATAGAGAAGTGATTCGTATTTTTGTGATAATATGATAATGTGAATGTGACATGAAGTGACTAATCAATGCAACGGTTAGATCTTGGTCAAATAAATCGAACGgtttatattgatttatttttttctggtaTGTGATAATGGAATATGAC
Encoded proteins:
- the LOC130501277 gene encoding uncharacterized protein LOC130501277 is translated as MTSSRSLSYSIDEDMHLCHVYLDVSQNPIIGINQSKDQFWARVETEYQKSEISNQQPRPRRSLQTRMTTILSAVSKLRGCVNQIENKNPSGASEQDILNQAKMLLAQDVKYKRGFKFDHVWPILKGMEKFTNNNGNAPSAFHEEGRNISSSPSFSVDPESSPSPGMNSFDLNINSDEGTSNLSSRPMGVKKAKRKLQSEEQFKQLMEQNDKLLKAITKGNSERNEIQRQKVEVAKMKEENKILFADLNSITDPASRAYIENRKQEIIRKRAQTSQSNEQGEDVQYQYHGSQYRTSQYQGDQAEGQPSHREQVQGENQMSPNDQEDYTPYYNYLDGADNNFPGF